In Thermococcus camini, a genomic segment contains:
- a CDS encoding class III signal peptide-containing protein: MRRSAQGAIEYLFMLAAVLVLVLIAARVVLNGVKNMNEAISNYVTQVRQEILEDL, translated from the coding sequence ATGAGAAGAAGCGCTCAGGGGGCCATTGAGTACCTTTTCATGCTGGCTGCAGTGCTCGTGCTCGTGCTCATCGCTGCCAGAGTGGTGCTCAACGGTGTTAAGAACATGAACGAGGCCATCTCCAACTACGTGACCCAGGTGAGACAGGAGATACTCGAAGACCTCTGA
- the pgsA gene encoding archaetidylinositol phosphate synthase, producing MVLNNYRENVRGYLEAIVRPLARAGVTPNTITVLGLLISLLGAYFFYRGEQAIAALVLLFGSLIDALDGTLARLTGKTSRFGAFLDSTFDRISDGAVLFGIALGNLADWRVAFIAFMGSYLVSYERCRAELAGSGRLAVGIAERAERLLIIIITALFGYVEYGVYAVAILAWITVLQRLYAAYQRLRE from the coding sequence ATGGTGCTCAATAACTACCGTGAAAACGTCAGAGGTTACCTTGAAGCCATCGTCCGGCCCCTCGCGAGGGCCGGTGTTACTCCGAATACTATAACCGTCCTCGGCCTGCTGATAAGCCTCCTCGGTGCTTACTTCTTCTACCGCGGCGAACAGGCCATAGCGGCCCTCGTTCTGCTCTTCGGCTCGCTGATAGATGCGCTCGACGGGACTCTCGCGAGGCTCACCGGAAAGACGAGCCGTTTTGGGGCCTTCCTTGACTCCACCTTCGACAGGATAAGCGATGGTGCTGTGCTCTTCGGGATAGCCCTCGGAAACCTAGCCGACTGGCGCGTTGCGTTCATAGCTTTCATGGGAAGCTACCTGGTGAGCTACGAGAGGTGCAGGGCCGAGCTGGCCGGCTCAGGAAGGTTAGCGGTTGGCATAGCGGAGAGGGCCGAGAGATTGCTTATAATAATCATCACAGCCCTCTTCGGCTACGTTGAGTACGGTGTCTACGCCGTCGCAATCCTCGCATGGATAACCGTTCTCCAGAGGCTTTACGCGGCCTACCAGAGGCTCAGGGAGTGA
- a CDS encoding transglutaminase-like domain-containing protein, producing MKMRKAILVPLLILIVVVSGCLFKPPAEVRFSIDRTVVAPDGTLHVIVFVNNTGKVGLTGATLVLGDEGFQILQEPKFPDVLPVGHSVQLVWILKAPAIPGYYNLKLSLELTDELKRTWTGFYGQFRVFVSEGAAPSDELGLGISGPETLHGGETSTITVTIKNKLEAPIDLLDIRLDLLDGMRVVSADALPESISENGKITLRYTVKAPYAYRKGYISTILRYKIGSSEKSVIESVPLEVTWRPWNADSGTLKDAYDLKYHWITDGYLVDGYWSERYNSTPTFNRTELRNLTLKIIGNASSEPGAAKAIYGWMMRTYSFGDTTSTLEPDKILLQDRLSYAEGQILTTAMLRSIDIPARIVTLYNGTDCTRRPVTEFYTTDGWYVVDIEHGFIGSLEEYLASPYFPRLYQIITENGYRMVAQSPTELSGHEHVDVTGDFIANLEDRLISVVSGRLKPELRSKLTMVLNNLNENERLYALFLLSSAPNNDDLNRVMEEYSTKKIEQNVKTMYEFYRDMEWSDDFTRYWKIFAGDVG from the coding sequence ATGAAAATGAGAAAAGCCATCCTGGTTCCTCTCCTCATTCTCATAGTGGTGGTCTCGGGATGCCTCTTCAAGCCGCCGGCGGAGGTTAGGTTCTCGATTGACAGAACGGTCGTCGCGCCCGACGGAACGCTCCACGTCATCGTGTTCGTCAACAACACCGGAAAGGTGGGTCTGACCGGGGCAACCCTCGTCCTGGGCGACGAGGGCTTCCAGATACTCCAGGAACCAAAGTTCCCCGACGTACTGCCGGTGGGCCACTCCGTTCAGCTGGTCTGGATACTCAAGGCCCCTGCCATACCCGGTTACTACAACCTCAAGCTATCACTTGAACTGACCGATGAGCTTAAGCGAACCTGGACTGGCTTCTACGGACAGTTCCGAGTATTCGTCTCGGAGGGCGCGGCCCCGTCGGACGAGCTAGGGCTCGGGATAAGCGGACCCGAGACCCTCCATGGCGGTGAGACCTCCACGATAACTGTCACAATAAAGAACAAGCTGGAGGCTCCAATCGACCTGCTGGATATCAGACTCGACCTCCTCGATGGGATGAGGGTGGTGAGTGCGGACGCGCTTCCGGAGAGCATAAGCGAGAACGGGAAGATAACCCTCAGGTACACTGTAAAGGCCCCGTACGCGTACAGGAAAGGATACATCTCAACGATACTCAGATACAAAATAGGGAGCTCCGAGAAGAGCGTCATCGAAAGTGTGCCCCTTGAGGTAACGTGGAGGCCATGGAACGCGGACAGCGGAACGCTTAAGGACGCGTATGACCTTAAATATCATTGGATCACCGACGGATACCTCGTTGACGGCTACTGGTCCGAGCGCTACAACTCAACTCCCACTTTCAACAGGACGGAGCTCAGGAACCTCACCCTCAAGATAATTGGAAACGCCAGCTCCGAGCCAGGCGCTGCGAAGGCCATCTACGGCTGGATGATGCGCACCTACTCCTTCGGAGACACGACCTCCACCCTTGAGCCGGATAAGATACTCCTCCAGGACAGGCTGAGCTACGCGGAGGGCCAGATACTCACGACGGCAATGTTGCGCTCCATAGATATCCCCGCGAGGATCGTAACGCTGTACAACGGGACGGACTGCACACGGAGGCCCGTAACGGAGTTCTACACCACGGACGGCTGGTACGTCGTGGACATCGAGCACGGCTTCATAGGCTCCCTCGAGGAGTACCTGGCCAGTCCGTACTTCCCCAGACTGTATCAGATAATAACCGAGAACGGCTACAGGATGGTGGCCCAGAGCCCGACGGAGCTCAGCGGTCATGAGCATGTTGACGTTACGGGGGACTTCATTGCGAACCTCGAGGACAGGCTCATAAGCGTTGTGAGCGGAAGGCTGAAGCCGGAGCTGCGCTCGAAGCTCACCATGGTCCTCAACAATTTGAACGAGAACGAGAGGCTCTACGCACTCTTCCTTCTTTCATCGGCACCAAACAACGATGACCTCAACAGGGTGATGGAGGAGTACAGCACCAAGAAAATAGAGCAAAACGTAAAAACCATGTACGAGTTTTACAGGGACATGGAGTGGAGCGACGATTTCACGCGCTACTGGAAAATATTCGCGGGTGATGTGGGATGA
- a CDS encoding ribonuclease P protein component 4: MSKKKFIRQREQREKRRIARERIETLFTLAERVFPYEPELANRYVEIALAVQQKARIRMPRKWKRRYCKKCHSFLVPGVNARVRLRNGHVVIKCLNCGHITRYPYIREQKERRKASLTGETVENGRGAKAPSENHSNPR; the protein is encoded by the coding sequence ATGAGCAAGAAAAAATTCATCCGCCAGAGGGAGCAGAGGGAAAAGCGCAGGATCGCCCGAGAGAGGATTGAGACCCTCTTTACGCTCGCAGAAAGGGTTTTTCCCTATGAGCCAGAGCTGGCCAATCGCTACGTTGAGATAGCCCTCGCGGTTCAGCAGAAGGCCAGGATAAGGATGCCGAGAAAGTGGAAAAGGCGATACTGCAAGAAATGCCATTCCTTCCTCGTTCCGGGCGTTAACGCCAGGGTGAGGCTCAGGAACGGCCACGTTGTCATTAAGTGCCTCAACTGCGGCCACATAACGAGGTACCCGTACATCAGGGAGCAGAAGGAGCGTAGAAAAGCCTCCCTTACGGGGGAAACCGTCGAAAATGGACGGGGGGCCAAAGCACCGTCAGAAAATCATTCCAATCCCCGCTGA
- a CDS encoding protein-L-isoaspartate(D-aspartate) O-methyltransferase codes for MVSKDELLRRWERTVERLFRERVIRTEAVRRAFLKYPRYLFVEKRYRDYAHVDEPLPIPAGQTISAPHMVAIMLELAELGPGMTVLEIGTGSGWNAALIAELVKTDVYTIERIPELVEFARRNLEKAGVENVHVIPGDGTEGFPPKAPYDRIIVTAGAPRVPEPLVEQLKPGGKLLIPVGSYHLWQDLLEVVKLPDGSTETKNHGGVAFVPLIGEHGWRG; via the coding sequence ATGGTTTCCAAAGACGAACTCCTGAGGAGATGGGAGAGAACGGTTGAGAGGCTTTTTCGGGAGAGGGTTATACGAACCGAGGCCGTTAGGAGGGCTTTTCTTAAATACCCGCGCTACCTCTTCGTTGAAAAGCGCTACCGGGACTATGCCCACGTTGATGAACCCCTTCCAATTCCCGCCGGGCAGACGATAAGTGCCCCACATATGGTGGCGATAATGCTCGAGCTGGCGGAGCTGGGGCCCGGGATGACGGTCTTGGAGATAGGAACCGGCAGTGGGTGGAACGCGGCCCTTATAGCTGAGCTTGTAAAGACCGACGTTTATACGATAGAACGGATTCCCGAGCTTGTCGAATTCGCAAGGAGGAATCTTGAGAAAGCTGGGGTGGAAAACGTCCACGTGATTCCCGGGGACGGTACGGAGGGCTTTCCCCCAAAGGCGCCCTACGACAGGATAATCGTCACCGCTGGGGCGCCGAGGGTTCCCGAGCCCCTGGTGGAACAGCTGAAGCCGGGAGGAAAACTGCTGATACCCGTTGGGAGCTATCACCTGTGGCAGGACCTCCTGGAGGTCGTCAAGCTTCCCGACGGTTCAACTGAGACCAAGAACCACGGGGGCGTTGCATTTGTGCCGCTCATAGGGGAGCACGGCTGGAGGGGGTAG
- a CDS encoding TIGR02253 family HAD-type hydrolase — protein MLRAVFFDFVGTLITKEGENVTHQNIVREVLRRAGREGLDYMRLWEEYEAESSAMFKELAGKPYVKIRDVDTEAMRRVAGRYGFTVPADFWEISISMHERYGGLFPDAVETIKALKELGLHIGIITDSDNDYIGAHLRALGIYDMFDSITTSEDAGFYKPHEGPFRLALERAGVEAGEALYVGDNPSKDCVGAKKVGMLSVLLDPKGEKRELWGNCDFVVSKLGEVVEIVKGLMEK, from the coding sequence ATGCTCAGGGCAGTCTTCTTTGACTTCGTGGGCACGCTCATAACGAAGGAGGGTGAAAACGTTACCCATCAGAACATCGTGAGGGAGGTCCTCAGAAGGGCCGGGAGGGAGGGCCTCGATTACATGAGGCTCTGGGAGGAGTACGAGGCCGAAAGCTCCGCAATGTTCAAGGAGCTCGCAGGCAAGCCCTACGTCAAGATCCGGGACGTTGACACCGAGGCCATGCGGAGGGTGGCCGGGCGTTACGGCTTCACCGTTCCGGCGGACTTCTGGGAGATAAGCATCTCCATGCATGAGCGCTATGGGGGGCTCTTTCCCGATGCCGTTGAGACGATTAAGGCCCTCAAAGAGCTTGGCCTCCACATCGGGATCATAACAGACTCGGACAACGACTACATCGGGGCCCACCTCAGGGCCCTCGGTATCTACGACATGTTCGACTCCATAACGACCAGCGAGGATGCCGGTTTCTACAAGCCCCACGAGGGGCCCTTCAGGCTTGCCCTCGAAAGGGCTGGTGTTGAAGCTGGAGAAGCCCTCTACGTCGGCGACAACCCGTCAAAGGACTGCGTTGGTGCGAAGAAAGTGGGAATGCTCAGCGTACTACTTGATCCGAAGGGAGAAAAGAGGGAACTGTGGGGCAACTGCGACTTCGTGGTTTCAAAGCTGGGTGAGGTAGTTGAAATCGTGAAGGGCCTGATGGAAAAATGA
- the tsaA gene encoding tRNA (N6-threonylcarbamoyladenosine(37)-N6)-methyltransferase TrmO, giving the protein MNFEPFKLVPVGYVRKDGETFIEILPEFREAMDGLAEGDWIKLILWFHASDTPERRNVLKVHPYNNPENPLRGVFATRSPYRPNPVALYTVRIHRIEGRRLYIDDIDAFDETPVVDIKIFVERYDCPKEVPIEEREAHIRKGRMIGEVNLIPRKAEHLDELEEVSPEEYDALILEIGPKTTTLTAKELAELIEALKDVYENLPVEIKDKLRTHVMHSP; this is encoded by the coding sequence ATGAACTTCGAACCCTTCAAACTCGTTCCCGTTGGCTACGTGAGAAAGGACGGAGAGACCTTCATCGAGATCCTCCCGGAGTTCAGGGAAGCTATGGACGGCCTTGCCGAGGGCGACTGGATAAAGCTGATCCTCTGGTTCCACGCCAGCGACACCCCGGAAAGGAGGAACGTCCTGAAGGTTCACCCCTACAACAACCCGGAGAATCCGCTGAGGGGAGTTTTTGCCACGCGCTCACCCTACAGGCCGAACCCGGTGGCGCTCTACACCGTCAGGATACACCGCATCGAAGGGAGGAGGCTCTACATAGACGATATCGACGCCTTCGACGAAACCCCGGTGGTTGACATCAAAATCTTCGTCGAGCGCTACGACTGCCCGAAGGAGGTTCCGATTGAAGAAAGGGAGGCCCACATCAGAAAGGGCAGGATGATAGGTGAGGTGAACCTTATCCCGAGAAAAGCAGAACACCTCGACGAGCTTGAGGAGGTTTCTCCAGAGGAGTACGACGCGCTGATACTTGAAATCGGGCCGAAGACAACCACACTTACCGCGAAAGAGTTAGCGGAGCTCATCGAGGCGTTGAAAGATGTCTACGAGAACCTGCCCGTGGAGATAAAGGACAAGCTCAGAACACATGTAATGCACTCGCCTTGA
- a CDS encoding HAD-IB family phosphatase produces MVRLIAFDLEGTLVKSISSWVELHKRFGTWEKGKEYAELFFAGKIDYVEWADLDASLWKGHTREEIMEWANSVEYMDGAKELIEFLKENDFKIAILSSGLMCLAGRIAKELGVDYVFANELIFENGVVTGKVNPLVDFKSKGIILRELKDELKPELTIAVGDGYNDLSMFKEADVSIAINPHEGVEGDHNVESLHEVMEIIRGLIEGRGQ; encoded by the coding sequence ATGGTGAGGCTCATAGCCTTTGACCTTGAAGGAACTCTGGTCAAATCCATCTCCAGCTGGGTGGAGCTTCACAAGAGGTTTGGAACCTGGGAGAAGGGGAAGGAGTACGCCGAACTCTTCTTTGCGGGAAAGATAGACTACGTGGAGTGGGCCGACCTCGATGCCTCCCTGTGGAAGGGGCACACAAGAGAAGAAATAATGGAATGGGCGAACTCGGTCGAGTACATGGATGGGGCAAAGGAGCTCATCGAGTTTCTGAAGGAGAACGACTTCAAGATAGCGATACTGTCAAGCGGTCTCATGTGCTTGGCTGGAAGGATCGCCAAGGAGCTCGGGGTTGACTACGTTTTTGCCAACGAGCTGATCTTTGAAAACGGCGTCGTTACCGGAAAAGTAAATCCCCTCGTTGACTTCAAGAGCAAGGGGATTATACTCAGGGAGCTTAAGGATGAGCTCAAGCCCGAGCTGACGATAGCGGTTGGCGATGGATACAACGACCTGAGCATGTTTAAAGAAGCAGACGTCAGCATAGCGATAAACCCCCACGAGGGTGTTGAGGGTGACCACAACGTCGAGAGCCTCCACGAGGTCATGGAGATAATCAGGGGGCTGATAGAAGGACGGGGTCAGTGA
- a CDS encoding ASCH domain-containing protein codes for MRVYRLRVREEYLDYIKSGEKRIEVRVAYPQFRGMKPGDKIIFNDQVPAVITGVKEYETFRQVLREEPIKKIFPDEPSFERAVKRFHGMYPKWKENRYGVIAIRFKLLGEGR; via the coding sequence ATGAGAGTGTACAGGTTGAGGGTTCGCGAGGAGTACCTGGACTACATAAAGTCCGGGGAAAAGAGGATAGAGGTCAGGGTTGCCTATCCCCAGTTCAGGGGAATGAAGCCCGGCGACAAGATAATCTTTAACGATCAGGTTCCCGCCGTGATCACGGGCGTGAAGGAATACGAGACGTTCCGTCAGGTTCTGAGGGAGGAGCCGATAAAGAAAATCTTTCCAGACGAGCCGAGCTTTGAGAGGGCGGTGAAAAGGTTCCACGGTATGTATCCCAAGTGGAAGGAGAACCGCTACGGAGTCATAGCCATAAGATTCAAGCTCCTCGGTGAGGGGAGATGA
- a CDS encoding A24 family peptidase C-terminal domain-containing protein encodes MEYVPLLLGLVMGVVTSYTDMKTGFIDDIHVFPTLALIGKLLGWESEESEGLLDRIPIPAVEVGILYYLYQGLHTQHNTIPAVSGVLGFILGLILGLLLYYIGAWASGDAVILAGFSTLLPYPPSTASMVPPYAIGYPLYPLTVLLNSIIAVFPFIFIYSFGVIIARRQFEELRKIFTDRARLTAEVALWIMAALGFRLMIYETTGVVIAGIWSWILTVAVIYVLGKFRKVGDVIGIAVLAYLLYIDPLPMARAFLKLLAVLYLFKVFFSLVKFMRRSVLMEEVPVEALEEWDILGETVFERDGEIYRDRADLFTRIKNAVTSADPSLLRPDYGRVIASSSAEGLRKEQIEELRRLVEEGRLENRFLRKKSMPFAPALFLGFLISYFWGDIFWWIQLKIAGL; translated from the coding sequence ATGGAATACGTTCCCCTTCTTCTGGGGCTGGTTATGGGAGTCGTTACTTCGTATACCGATATGAAAACGGGATTCATAGATGATATACACGTTTTTCCAACCCTCGCACTAATCGGAAAGCTCCTCGGATGGGAGAGCGAGGAAAGTGAGGGGCTCCTCGACAGGATACCGATTCCAGCCGTCGAAGTTGGCATACTTTACTACCTCTACCAGGGACTCCACACCCAGCACAACACCATCCCGGCCGTTTCCGGGGTTCTGGGTTTCATTCTGGGACTTATTCTGGGCCTGCTGCTCTATTACATCGGCGCCTGGGCCAGCGGCGACGCCGTAATACTGGCCGGATTCTCCACACTGCTTCCTTACCCGCCCTCGACCGCGTCAATGGTGCCCCCCTATGCCATAGGCTACCCGCTCTATCCACTGACCGTGCTGCTGAACAGCATCATAGCGGTCTTCCCGTTCATATTCATCTACTCCTTCGGCGTGATCATCGCCAGAAGGCAGTTCGAGGAGCTAAGAAAGATATTCACGGACAGGGCACGGCTGACCGCTGAGGTTGCCCTCTGGATAATGGCCGCACTAGGCTTCCGGCTGATGATCTACGAAACGACAGGAGTGGTTATAGCCGGAATCTGGTCGTGGATCCTCACAGTAGCGGTGATATACGTCCTGGGCAAGTTCAGGAAAGTCGGGGACGTCATCGGAATAGCCGTTCTGGCGTATCTCCTATACATCGACCCGCTGCCGATGGCAAGGGCTTTCCTAAAGCTCCTCGCAGTGCTGTACCTGTTCAAGGTGTTTTTCTCCCTTGTGAAGTTTATGAGAAGGAGCGTCCTGATGGAAGAGGTGCCCGTCGAAGCGCTTGAAGAGTGGGATATACTAGGGGAAACCGTGTTCGAGAGGGACGGAGAAATCTACAGGGACAGGGCCGACCTCTTCACGCGTATCAAGAACGCCGTCACCTCAGCGGACCCCTCCCTCCTCCGGCCCGACTACGGGAGGGTTATTGCATCATCCTCCGCGGAGGGCCTCAGGAAAGAGCAGATAGAAGAGCTCAGACGCCTCGTGGAGGAAGGAAGGCTTGAAAACAGGTTCCTGAGAAAGAAGTCGATGCCCTTCGCCCCGGCGCTCTTCCTAGGCTTCCTGATAAGCTACTTCTGGGGCGACATCTTCTGGTGGATCCAGCTCAAGATAGCGGGACTGTGA
- a CDS encoding tRNA (cytidine(56)-2'-O)-methyltransferase, which produces MITVLRLGHRPERDKRITTHVALTARAFGADRIIIAAEVDEHVRDSVEDVVRRWGGPFEIAFDPGWRKFMREWKERGGTIVHLTMYGIHIDDVIPRIREELEEGRDMLVVVGAEKVPREVYEMADYNVAVGNQPHSEVAALAVFLDRLLEGGGLRKEFQNARLKIIPQEKGKKVIEPE; this is translated from the coding sequence ATGATAACCGTCCTTCGCCTTGGACACAGACCCGAGAGGGATAAGAGGATAACGACCCACGTGGCCCTAACAGCGAGGGCCTTCGGGGCGGATAGAATCATCATCGCGGCCGAGGTGGACGAGCACGTGAGGGACAGCGTCGAGGACGTTGTCCGGAGATGGGGAGGGCCCTTCGAGATAGCATTCGACCCGGGCTGGAGGAAGTTCATGCGCGAGTGGAAGGAACGCGGGGGGACGATAGTCCACCTCACGATGTACGGAATCCACATAGACGACGTCATTCCAAGAATCCGGGAAGAGCTGGAGGAAGGCAGGGACATGCTAGTTGTCGTCGGCGCCGAGAAGGTGCCCAGAGAGGTCTACGAGATGGCGGACTACAACGTTGCCGTTGGGAACCAGCCCCACAGCGAGGTTGCCGCTTTGGCAGTCTTCCTGGACAGGCTCCTTGAAGGAGGGGGCTTGAGGAAGGAGTTCCAGAACGCCAGACTAAAGATAATCCCGCAGGAGAAGGGGAAGAAGGTAATCGAACCTGAGTGA
- a CDS encoding ASCH domain-containing protein has product MRHLEFDGRYAEAILSGRKRATVRLGRRPNLKPGDEVLIHSGGYAIGKAVIERIESKTVGELTDEDAFLDGFSSREELIKALKSHYRHVNDDSIAHVIVFRLVERFEKPVMSSDYAYEGNLPVEIAEKALKYLDLSEGDRKLLELFLQAGSLRKAAYRLGGMNKRYLIRDALRRAYEELKKRGIMGPNV; this is encoded by the coding sequence ATGAGGCACCTAGAGTTCGACGGACGCTACGCAGAGGCGATACTGAGCGGAAGGAAGAGAGCGACGGTGAGGCTGGGCAGGAGACCGAACCTCAAACCCGGAGACGAGGTTCTTATCCATTCGGGCGGCTACGCAATAGGGAAGGCTGTTATCGAGAGGATCGAGAGCAAAACCGTTGGCGAGCTTACCGACGAGGACGCTTTTCTGGACGGTTTTTCGAGCAGGGAGGAGCTGATAAAGGCCCTCAAAAGCCACTACAGGCACGTTAACGACGACTCCATCGCCCACGTTATAGTCTTCCGACTCGTGGAGCGCTTTGAGAAGCCGGTCATGAGCTCGGACTACGCCTACGAGGGTAATCTGCCGGTGGAGATAGCCGAGAAGGCCCTGAAGTACCTAGACCTGTCGGAGGGGGACAGAAAACTCCTGGAACTTTTCCTCCAGGCGGGAAGTCTGAGAAAAGCAGCTTACAGGCTCGGGGGAATGAACAAGAGGTACTTGATTAGGGACGCCCTCAGGAGGGCCTACGAGGAGCTGAAAAAGAGGGGTATCATGGGACCGAATGTTTGA
- a CDS encoding adenosylhomocysteinase has protein sequence MNCTRDYCVKDINLAPDGEKKIDWVSRFMPVLQAIRKEFEEKRPFKGVRIAATLHLEMKTAFLLLTLKAAGAEVSAAASNPLSTQDDVVAALAKAGVKVYAIRGEDREQYYEFLHKALDIEPNIIIDDGADMVSTVLKERTELIDGLWGASEETTTGVIRLRAMEKDGVLRFPIIAVNDSYTKYLFDNRYGTGQSTWDGILRTTNLLVAGKNVVVVGYGWCGRGIAMRAKGLGATVIVVEVDPIRALEARMDGFLVMDMMEAAKVGDIFITSTGDINCIRKEHFEVMKDGVILANAGHFDVEISKPDLEELAVEISEPRPNITEYKLKDGRRLYLLAEGRLVNLAAADGHPAEIMDMSFALQAKAAEYILNNHERLEPRVYVLPREIDEMVARIKLASMGIKIEELTEEQRKYLESWEHGT, from the coding sequence ATGAACTGCACGAGGGATTACTGCGTTAAGGACATCAACCTGGCCCCGGACGGCGAGAAAAAGATAGACTGGGTCTCCAGGTTTATGCCTGTTCTCCAGGCAATAAGAAAGGAATTCGAGGAGAAAAGGCCCTTCAAGGGAGTCAGGATCGCGGCAACACTGCACCTTGAGATGAAGACGGCTTTTCTGCTCCTCACACTCAAGGCTGCCGGTGCGGAGGTCTCGGCGGCGGCCAGCAACCCGCTCTCAACCCAGGACGACGTTGTCGCTGCCTTGGCAAAGGCAGGGGTCAAGGTCTACGCGATTCGCGGGGAGGACAGGGAGCAGTACTATGAGTTCCTGCACAAGGCGCTCGACATAGAACCGAACATCATCATAGACGACGGCGCGGATATGGTCTCGACGGTGCTGAAGGAGAGAACCGAGCTGATAGACGGACTCTGGGGGGCGAGCGAGGAAACGACAACCGGCGTCATAAGGCTCCGCGCCATGGAGAAGGACGGCGTGTTGAGGTTCCCCATCATAGCGGTGAACGACAGCTACACAAAATACCTATTCGACAACCGCTACGGTACCGGCCAGTCAACGTGGGACGGAATCCTGAGAACCACCAACCTCCTCGTTGCCGGAAAAAACGTGGTTGTAGTCGGCTACGGCTGGTGCGGCAGGGGCATAGCGATGAGAGCTAAAGGTCTCGGAGCAACGGTTATAGTCGTCGAGGTTGACCCGATTAGAGCTCTGGAGGCCAGAATGGACGGGTTCTTGGTCATGGACATGATGGAAGCGGCGAAGGTGGGCGACATCTTCATCACCTCGACGGGCGACATCAACTGCATAAGGAAGGAGCACTTCGAGGTCATGAAGGATGGGGTCATTTTAGCCAACGCCGGCCACTTCGACGTGGAGATAAGCAAACCGGACCTCGAGGAGCTGGCGGTCGAGATAAGCGAGCCGAGGCCGAACATAACCGAGTACAAGCTCAAAGATGGAAGGAGGCTTTACCTTCTCGCTGAGGGCAGGCTTGTAAATCTCGCCGCGGCAGACGGCCACCCGGCGGAAATAATGGATATGAGCTTCGCCCTGCAAGCGAAGGCGGCCGAATACATACTGAACAACCACGAGAGGCTTGAACCGAGGGTCTACGTGCTCCCGAGGGAAATAGACGAGATGGTCGCTCGCATAAAGCTCGCCTCGATGGGGATAAAAATCGAGGAGCTCACCGAGGAGCAGAGGAAATACCTGGAAAGCTGGGAGCACGGGACCTGA
- a CDS encoding cyclase family protein: MILDLSLPISENTPVYPDDPPVSVKLWAVIDRDGYYMNVLKMGEHSGTHVDAPAHFIPGGKTVDEMPLEKFIGEGIVLDVREGDGPVGLDEIPDGGYFGKMVLFLTGGRELSPEVALFLVAEGARAVGTDAMSIGDDAVHRILLSAEVPVFENLVNLEVLIGMEFTFAAFPLRIEGGSGSPVRAVAIVQRGLE, from the coding sequence ATGATACTCGACCTCTCCCTCCCCATCTCGGAAAACACCCCAGTTTACCCGGACGACCCGCCCGTGAGTGTGAAGCTCTGGGCCGTCATCGACAGGGACGGCTACTACATGAACGTCCTGAAGATGGGGGAGCATTCCGGCACCCACGTTGATGCCCCTGCGCACTTTATTCCCGGTGGAAAGACGGTTGATGAGATGCCGCTTGAGAAGTTCATCGGTGAGGGCATCGTTCTGGATGTCAGGGAGGGGGATGGGCCTGTAGGACTCGACGAGATTCCTGATGGCGGCTACTTTGGAAAGATGGTGCTTTTCCTGACGGGCGGCAGGGAGCTCTCCCCTGAGGTGGCGCTGTTCCTGGTGGCGGAAGGTGCAAGGGCAGTCGGGACTGATGCCATGAGCATCGGGGACGACGCCGTTCACAGGATACTCCTGAGTGCGGAGGTCCCCGTTTTCGAGAATCTGGTCAACCTGGAAGTCCTCATCGGGATGGAATTCACCTTTGCAGCTTTTCCCCTGAGAATAGAGGGTGGCTCAGGAAGCCCCGTCAGGGCGGTGGCGATAGTTCAGCGGGGATTGGAATGA